Proteins from a single region of Diaphorobacter limosus:
- a CDS encoding TlyA family RNA methyltransferase: protein MRADVFLVEGGHASTRSQAQRLIAAGVQWRLAATLPWNKVAKNGDDIPVGAELQLLDAAEAKYLSRGGLKLEGALQATSLDVHGLRCLDVGQSTGGFTDCLLQAGAAQVIGVDVGQGQLHERLRADPRVIAVEGLNARHLTPQALQEGCEEALSVRTEADPDDNDTQPEAPYAWMRNGGMVDDEYDDSADAKEHEIEAFKAERATKAKDRAEGRLATVRKRLPGREKDDITPAFDLVVGDLSFISLTLVLAALVPLLKPEGRLLMLVKPQFELQPGQVGKGGIVRDASLYAEVEQRIRACCADIGLQVIGWHDSPIAGGDGNREFFVDARRAV, encoded by the coding sequence ATGCGCGCAGACGTATTTCTGGTGGAGGGCGGCCATGCCAGCACCCGCTCGCAGGCCCAGCGCCTGATCGCCGCCGGCGTGCAGTGGCGCCTGGCGGCTACGCTGCCGTGGAACAAGGTGGCCAAGAATGGCGACGACATTCCGGTCGGGGCCGAGCTGCAGTTGCTCGACGCGGCCGAGGCCAAATATCTCTCGCGCGGCGGGCTCAAGCTGGAAGGTGCTTTGCAGGCCACCAGTCTCGACGTGCATGGCCTGCGCTGCCTGGACGTGGGCCAGAGCACCGGCGGCTTCACCGACTGCCTGCTGCAGGCCGGCGCCGCGCAGGTGATTGGCGTGGACGTGGGCCAGGGCCAGCTGCACGAGCGCCTGCGTGCCGATCCGCGCGTCATCGCCGTCGAAGGCCTGAACGCACGCCACCTCACGCCCCAGGCGCTGCAGGAGGGTTGCGAAGAAGCGCTCAGCGTGCGCACCGAGGCCGACCCCGACGACAACGACACCCAGCCCGAGGCGCCCTACGCCTGGATGCGCAACGGTGGCATGGTTGACGACGAATACGACGACAGCGCAGACGCCAAGGAGCACGAGATCGAAGCCTTCAAGGCCGAGCGCGCCACCAAGGCCAAGGACCGCGCCGAAGGCCGGCTGGCAACGGTGCGCAAGCGCCTGCCCGGGCGCGAGAAGGACGACATCACGCCCGCCTTCGACCTCGTCGTGGGCGACCTGTCCTTCATCTCGCTGACGCTGGTGCTGGCGGCCCTGGTGCCACTGCTCAAGCCTGAAGGCCGTCTGCTGATGCTGGTCAAGCCGCAGTTCGAGCTGCAGCCCGGCCAGGTGGGCAAGGGCGGCATCGTGCGCGACGCCAGCCTGTACGCCGAGGTGGAGCAGCGCATCCGCGCCTGCTGCGCAGACATTGGCCTGCAGGTGATCGGCTGGCATGACAGCCCCATCGCTGGCGGCGATGGCAATCGCGAATTTTTTGTTGATGCAAGGAGGGCCGTATGA
- the metF gene encoding methylenetetrahydrofolate reductase [NAD(P)H]: protein MSLPLSFEFFPAKTPEGADKLRTVRQQLYARAPQFCSVTYGAGGSTQAGTFAAVREILAEGVQAASHFSCIGATKDSVRAQLAELKAMGVKRLVALRGDLPSGYGLGGEFHYASDLVAFIRAETGDDFHIEVAAYPEMHPQARSPEADLQAFAAKVCAGADSAITQYFFNADAYSRFVDETRRLGLNIPIVPGIMPITGSTQLMRFSDACGAEIPRWIRLRLSGFGDDSASIRAFGLDVVSRLCEQLVAAGAPGLHFYTMNQSTATLAICQRLGR from the coding sequence ATGAGCCTGCCGCTGAGTTTCGAGTTCTTTCCCGCCAAGACGCCCGAAGGGGCAGACAAGTTGCGCACCGTGCGTCAGCAGCTGTATGCGCGCGCGCCGCAGTTCTGCTCGGTCACCTATGGCGCTGGCGGCTCCACCCAGGCCGGCACCTTCGCCGCGGTGCGCGAGATTCTGGCCGAGGGGGTGCAGGCTGCCTCGCATTTCTCCTGCATAGGCGCCACCAAAGACAGCGTGCGCGCGCAGCTCGCCGAACTGAAGGCCATGGGCGTGAAGCGCCTGGTGGCGCTGCGCGGCGACCTGCCCAGCGGCTACGGCCTGGGCGGCGAATTCCACTACGCCAGCGACCTGGTGGCCTTCATCCGCGCCGAGACGGGCGATGACTTTCATATCGAGGTGGCCGCCTACCCCGAGATGCACCCGCAGGCGCGCTCGCCCGAGGCCGATCTGCAGGCCTTCGCCGCCAAGGTGTGCGCCGGGGCCGACTCGGCCATCACGCAGTACTTCTTCAACGCCGACGCCTACAGCCGCTTTGTCGATGAGACGCGCCGCCTGGGCCTGAACATCCCCATCGTCCCCGGCATCATGCCGATCACCGGCTCGACCCAGCTGATGCGCTTCTCCGATGCCTGCGGCGCCGAGATTCCGCGCTGGATACGCCTGCGCCTCTCGGGCTTTGGCGATGACAGCGCCAGCATCCGCGCCTTCGGGCTGGACGTGGTCTCGCGCCTGTGCGAGCAGCTCGTCGCCGCCGGCGCACCGGGCCTGCACTTCTACACCATGAACCAGAGCACGGCCACGCTGGCCATCTGCCAGCGGCTGGGGCGTTGA
- a CDS encoding septal ring lytic transglycosylase RlpA family protein, with amino-acid sequence MTTTAAPVVAAPQSSAAVPAPPQERPATALRIKPQRPPGEGAGAPALRAPEVEPPLLLASGQASFYADSLHGRRTANGERYDREELTAAHRSLPFGARLCVRSLVNGRTVIVRVNDRGPFTPGRIIDLSRAAAEELGMMGLGIKPVELWQLAAEDEACPESLEQAAQGSGLGLDEGVAARALQRPAPRKAPAARKRR; translated from the coding sequence GTGACCACCACCGCAGCGCCCGTTGTTGCGGCGCCGCAGTCCAGCGCCGCGGTGCCGGCGCCGCCGCAGGAGCGACCCGCCACCGCGCTGCGCATCAAGCCCCAGCGACCCCCCGGTGAAGGCGCGGGCGCACCGGCCCTGCGTGCGCCGGAGGTCGAGCCGCCGCTGTTGCTGGCCAGCGGCCAGGCCTCGTTCTATGCCGACAGCCTGCACGGGCGGCGCACCGCCAACGGTGAGCGCTACGACCGCGAGGAGTTGACGGCCGCGCACCGCAGCCTGCCCTTTGGCGCGCGCCTGTGCGTGCGCAGCCTGGTCAACGGCCGCACGGTCATCGTGCGTGTGAACGACCGCGGACCGTTCACGCCCGGGCGCATCATCGACCTGAGCCGCGCCGCGGCCGAGGAGCTCGGCATGATGGGCCTGGGCATCAAGCCGGTCGAGCTGTGGCAGCTGGCCGCCGAGGACGAGGCCTGCCCCGAAAGCCTGGAGCAGGCAGCCCAGGGCTCGGGCCTGGGGCTGGACGAAGGGGTGGCCGCGCGCGCCTTGCAGCGACCCGCGCCGCGCAAGGCCCCCGCAGCGCGCAAGCGCCGGTGA
- a CDS encoding 23S rRNA (adenine(2030)-N(6))-methyltransferase RlmJ, with translation MFSYRHAFHAGNHADVLKHTVLIATLQHLLQKDAALTVLDTHAGAGLYRLDGDYATTSAESADGILRLVAPATPPALTPALQDYVDMVRAFNQGAVTRVYPGSPFIAQRLLRDQDKLKLFELHPTDARALAGNVAQLEAGRQVAVLPEDGFEGVKKFLPPPARRALVLCDPSYEIKSDYGRVLDLVQDSLKRFATGVYAVWYPIIPRPEAHDLPRRLKTMANKAGKPWLHATLTVKSSKLAAPASENQRRPGLPASGMFLINPPFTLQAALREALPQMAELLAQDRHATHGLEVGG, from the coding sequence ATGTTCAGTTATCGCCACGCCTTCCATGCAGGCAACCACGCCGACGTGCTCAAACACACGGTGCTGATTGCCACCCTGCAACACCTTCTACAAAAAGACGCGGCTTTGACCGTACTGGATACACATGCAGGGGCGGGTCTGTACCGGCTGGACGGCGACTATGCGACCACCAGCGCCGAATCCGCCGACGGCATTCTGCGCCTGGTGGCGCCCGCCACGCCGCCGGCGCTGACGCCCGCGCTGCAGGACTATGTGGACATGGTGCGCGCCTTCAACCAGGGCGCGGTCACGCGCGTCTATCCCGGCTCGCCCTTCATTGCCCAGCGCCTGCTGCGCGATCAGGACAAGCTGAAACTGTTCGAGCTGCACCCCACCGACGCACGCGCCCTGGCCGGCAACGTGGCCCAGCTGGAGGCCGGCCGCCAGGTGGCCGTGCTGCCCGAGGACGGTTTTGAGGGTGTCAAGAAATTTTTGCCTCCACCGGCCCGCCGCGCGCTTGTATTGTGCGACCCTAGCTATGAAATAAAGAGCGACTACGGGCGTGTGCTGGACCTGGTGCAGGACAGCCTGAAGCGCTTTGCCACCGGCGTGTACGCCGTCTGGTACCCCATCATCCCCAGGCCCGAGGCACATGACCTGCCGCGCCGCCTGAAGACCATGGCCAACAAGGCCGGCAAGCCCTGGCTGCACGCCACGCTGACGGTGAAATCCAGCAAGCTGGCCGCCCCTGCCAGCGAAAACCAGCGCCGCCCCGGCCTGCCGGCCAGCGGCATGTTCCTGATCAACCCGCCGTTCACGCTGCAGGCCGCGCTGCGCGAGGCCCTGCCGCAGATGGCCGAGCTGCTGGCCCAGGACCGGCATGCGACCCATGGGCTGGAGGTCGGCGGCTGA
- a CDS encoding serine/threonine-protein kinase, which produces MSVANHRATPAGVAQQSQALPPGTRLGEFEVVSLLGVGGFGMVYQAFDHLLQRFVAIKEYMPAALAGRADGHSLWVRSSSDEQSFQAGLASFVDEARLLARFEHPSLVKVLRFWEANHTAYMVMPLYCGMTLKQARAHMRTPPPEAWLRTLLWSVTSALRVLHDGQTLHRDISPDNIFLQNHGPPVLLDLGAARHAISNRRQPAVLKVNYAPLEQYTDAPADMQQGPWSDLYALGATVHGCLRHGAPQPATQRAQRDRMLPMARVARQVRKQFGIEYSSALVDAMAQCLALQPQDRPQSVAELLLAMEMDSAPPGLESFDFRAQLGASWVEPQDRHAEGVAVPVVNTQIQTQASAPQQPAATLPTHSQRRRRLRPHRSPQVRRTLWAMAGSAAVLVMAAGLWWEQKPRAPRQTPESEIITELAETEEPRPLAPMVQPALQAMDGGMRQAHPAPAPELPASTLEPVPQPGLVVLEAAMPAPPQAYLRAGNPLDSCASAGFWARSMCIHRACQEDGIANHPVCVDERVRREAQERQRQLYGQ; this is translated from the coding sequence ATGTCCGTAGCTAACCATCGCGCCACGCCGGCCGGTGTGGCGCAGCAGTCTCAAGCCCTGCCGCCGGGAACGCGGCTGGGCGAGTTCGAGGTGGTGTCGCTGCTGGGGGTGGGCGGCTTTGGCATGGTCTATCAGGCGTTCGATCACCTGTTGCAGCGTTTCGTGGCCATCAAGGAGTACATGCCGGCAGCGCTCGCCGGGCGCGCCGACGGGCATTCGCTGTGGGTGCGCTCGTCGTCGGACGAGCAGTCGTTCCAGGCCGGCCTGGCCTCGTTCGTGGACGAGGCGCGCCTGCTGGCGCGCTTTGAGCACCCCAGCCTGGTGAAGGTGCTGCGCTTCTGGGAGGCCAATCACACCGCCTACATGGTCATGCCGTTGTACTGCGGCATGACGCTCAAGCAGGCGCGCGCGCACATGCGCACGCCGCCGCCCGAGGCCTGGCTGCGCACGCTGCTGTGGTCGGTCACCAGCGCCCTGCGCGTGCTGCACGATGGGCAGACCCTGCACCGCGACATCTCCCCGGACAACATCTTTTTGCAGAACCACGGCCCGCCGGTGCTGCTGGATCTGGGGGCGGCGCGCCACGCCATCAGCAACCGCAGGCAGCCGGCGGTGCTGAAGGTGAACTACGCGCCCCTGGAGCAGTACACCGATGCCCCGGCCGATATGCAGCAAGGGCCCTGGAGCGATCTGTATGCCCTGGGCGCGACGGTGCATGGCTGCCTGCGCCACGGCGCCCCCCAGCCGGCCACGCAGCGCGCGCAGCGTGACCGCATGCTGCCCATGGCACGCGTGGCACGCCAGGTGCGCAAGCAGTTCGGCATCGAGTATTCATCGGCGCTCGTGGATGCAATGGCGCAATGTCTGGCGCTGCAGCCGCAGGACAGGCCGCAGTCCGTCGCTGAGCTCCTGCTGGCCATGGAGATGGACAGCGCCCCGCCGGGGCTGGAGTCGTTTGATTTTCGGGCGCAGCTTGGCGCCAGCTGGGTCGAGCCGCAGGACAGGCATGCCGAGGGCGTGGCTGTGCCGGTGGTCAACACCCAGATCCAGACGCAGGCCAGCGCGCCACAACAGCCTGCAGCAACCTTGCCCACACACTCGCAGCGTCGGCGCCGCCTGCGCCCTCACCGTAGCCCGCAGGTGCGCCGGACGCTATGGGCCATGGCCGGCTCGGCCGCGGTGCTTGTCATGGCAGCCGGCCTGTGGTGGGAGCAGAAACCGCGCGCGCCGCGCCAGACGCCCGAGAGTGAAATCATCACCGAGCTGGCCGAGACCGAGGAGCCCCGGCCACTGGCGCCCATGGTGCAGCCAGCGCTCCAGGCCATGGATGGCGGCATGCGCCAGGCGCATCCTGCGCCAGCGCCAGAGCTGCCTGCATCGACCCTGGAGCCGGTGCCCCAGCCCGGGCTGGTGGTGCTGGAGGCGGCCATGCCCGCCCCGCCGCAGGCGTACCTGCGCGCGGGCAATCCGCTGGACAGCTGTGCCAGCGCCGGCTTCTGGGCGCGCAGCATGTGCATCCACCGGGCCTGCCAGGAAGACGGCATCGCCAACCACCCGGTTTGCGTGGACGAACGCGTGCGTCGCGAGGCACAGGAGCGCCAGCGTCAGCTGTATGGGCAGTAG
- the rplM gene encoding 50S ribosomal protein L13, with protein sequence MSTFSAKPAEVVHEWFVIDATDKVLGRVASEVAHRLRGKHKAIYTPHVDTGDFIVIVNASKLKVTGTKSTDKVYYRHSGYPGGITATNFRDLQAKHPGRALEKAVKGMLPKGPLGYAMIKKLKVYGGAEHPHSAQQPKPLEI encoded by the coding sequence ATGTCCACTTTCAGCGCCAAGCCCGCTGAGGTCGTGCACGAGTGGTTTGTGATTGACGCCACCGATAAGGTGCTCGGCCGGGTCGCCAGCGAAGTGGCCCACCGTCTGCGCGGCAAGCACAAAGCCATTTACACGCCTCACGTCGATACCGGTGACTTCATCGTCATCGTCAACGCCTCCAAGCTCAAGGTCACCGGCACCAAGTCCACCGACAAGGTGTACTACCGTCACTCGGGCTATCCCGGCGGCATCACGGCCACCAACTTCCGCGATCTGCAGGCCAAGCACCCCGGCCGAGCGCTGGAGAAGGCCGTCAAGGGCATGCTGCCCAAGGGCCCCCTGGGCTACGCCATGATCAAGAAGCTCAAGGTCTACGGTGGCGCGGAGCATCCGCACAGCGCCCAGCAGCCCAAGCCCCTGGAAATCTAA
- the rpsI gene encoding 30S ribosomal protein S9, with amino-acid sequence MIGEWNNGTGRRKSSVARVFLKKGSGKITVNGKDIAQYFGRETSIMITKQPLVLTGNVEAFDIQINVHGGGESGQAGAARHGITRALIDYDAALKPQLSAAGFVTRDAREVERKKVGLHSARRAKQFSKR; translated from the coding sequence ATGATTGGTGAATGGAACAATGGCACCGGCCGTCGCAAGTCCAGCGTCGCCCGCGTGTTTCTGAAGAAGGGCTCCGGCAAGATCACTGTGAATGGCAAGGACATTGCACAGTATTTCGGCCGCGAAACCTCGATCATGATTACCAAGCAGCCGCTGGTGCTGACTGGCAATGTCGAAGCCTTCGACATCCAGATCAACGTTCACGGTGGTGGTGAGTCCGGCCAGGCCGGCGCCGCCCGCCATGGCATCACCCGCGCCCTGATCGACTACGACGCAGCGCTCAAGCCCCAGCTGAGCGCCGCCGGCTTCGTCACGCGCGACGCCCGTGAAGTCGAGCGCAAGAAGGTCGGCCTGCACTCCGCACGCCGCGCCAAGCAGTTCTCCAAGCGTTAA
- the erpA gene encoding iron-sulfur cluster insertion protein ErpA has protein sequence MSAVAQTSDTEMPTPILFTDSAAAKVAELIAEEGNPELKLRVFVQGGGCSGFQYGFTFDEITNEDDTTMTKNGVSLLIDAMSFQYLVGAEIDYKEDLQGAQFVIKNPNADTTCGCGSSFSTPEH, from the coding sequence ATGAGCGCAGTAGCACAAACCTCCGACACCGAGATGCCCACCCCGATTCTTTTCACCGACAGCGCGGCTGCCAAGGTCGCCGAGCTGATCGCCGAGGAGGGCAACCCCGAACTGAAGCTGCGCGTGTTCGTGCAGGGCGGCGGCTGCTCGGGCTTTCAGTACGGTTTTACCTTCGACGAGATCACCAACGAGGACGACACTACCATGACCAAGAATGGCGTGTCGCTGCTGATCGACGCCATGAGCTTCCAGTACCTGGTGGGCGCCGAGATCGACTACAAGGAAGACCTGCAGGGCGCGCAGTTCGTCATCAAGAACCCGAATGCCGACACCACCTGCGGCTGCGGCTCCAGCTTCTCCACGCCCGAGCACTGA
- a CDS encoding anhydro-N-acetylmuramic acid kinase, translated as MSGTSLDGVDGVLAEFSGQKCRVAQYSSAQIAPDLRAELLTLNTPGNDELHRAALAANALVRGYADVVQRLLAQAGLRPDAIHAIGAHGQTVRHRPLAFDGTGYTLQLNNPALLAEITGITVVADFRSRDVAAGGQGAPLVPAFHQGMFGQAGRSVGVLNLGGISNLSLLRADGGVLGFDCGPANALMDYWCERHTGRTYDDQGAWARTGRPHGALLDALLAEPFLALPPPKSTGRDLFNPHWLEPLLAAASNAPPQDVQATLAEFTARSCAQDLLRHASDCDLLIVCGGGALNQYLMERLQALLPGVTVQDSALHGLPPLQVEAAAFAWLARQCLAGQTASLPEVTGARGARILGAIYPA; from the coding sequence ATGTCGGGCACCTCGCTCGACGGGGTCGATGGCGTGCTGGCCGAGTTTTCAGGGCAAAAATGCCGTGTAGCGCAGTACTCATCAGCGCAAATAGCTCCTGATTTAAGAGCAGAACTGCTCACACTTAACACCCCCGGCAATGATGAACTGCACCGCGCCGCACTGGCCGCGAATGCACTGGTGCGCGGCTATGCAGATGTGGTGCAACGCCTGCTGGCGCAAGCCGGGCTGAGGCCAGATGCCATCCACGCCATAGGCGCGCATGGCCAGACCGTGCGTCACCGGCCCCTGGCCTTCGATGGCACGGGCTACACCCTGCAGCTGAACAACCCCGCCCTGCTGGCGGAAATCACCGGCATCACCGTGGTGGCGGACTTTCGCAGCCGTGATGTCGCCGCCGGCGGCCAGGGCGCGCCGCTGGTGCCCGCCTTCCACCAGGGCATGTTTGGCCAGGCAGGGCGCAGCGTGGGCGTGCTCAACCTGGGTGGCATCTCCAATCTGAGTCTGCTGCGCGCCGATGGCGGCGTGCTGGGTTTTGACTGCGGCCCGGCGAACGCGCTGATGGACTATTGGTGCGAGCGCCACACCGGCCGCACCTACGACGACCAGGGTGCCTGGGCGCGCACCGGCCGGCCCCATGGCGCCCTGCTCGATGCCCTGCTGGCCGAGCCCTTTCTGGCCCTGCCGCCGCCCAAAAGCACCGGGCGGGATCTGTTCAACCCGCACTGGCTGGAGCCTCTGCTGGCAGCAGCCAGTAACGCCCCGCCACAGGACGTGCAGGCGACGCTGGCCGAGTTCACCGCCAGAAGCTGCGCCCAGGATCTGCTGCGCCACGCGAGCGACTGCGACCTGCTCATCGTCTGCGGCGGCGGTGCGCTCAATCAGTATCTGATGGAGCGCCTGCAGGCCCTGCTACCCGGAGTCACCGTGCAGGATTCGGCCCTCCATGGTCTGCCGCCACTGCAGGTCGAGGCCGCCGCGTTCGCCTGGCTGGCACGACAATGCCTGGCCGGCCAGACGGCCAGCCTGCCCGAAGTGACCGGCGCACGCGGCGCGCGCATCCTGGGCGCCATCTACCCCGCATGA
- a CDS encoding M23 family metallopeptidase: MNNGLTTAGLLLLSQLKQTLQTHPKRITAALTTLLLTTGGGAFAVASLAPDPAELPARTVTQAVQSLAEGEPLSALVDGPGFSLYRSDVTRGADTAESILQRLGVADPAAAAFLRADNAVRQNLLGRVGRSMSAEATDDHRLVRLTARWAQDDSDRFQRLVVERKPDGSFASRIESAPLTVGSRLAGGVIRSSLFAATDAASIPDAVAVQLAEVFSGDIDFRRALRKEDRFSVVYETLEADGEPLRSGRVLSAEFQNGEKTYNALWFQPPGAAKGAYYTLDGQSMRRAYLTSPVEFSRVSSGFAMRLHPIHKTWRAHLGTDFAAPTGTAVRTVGDGVVDFAGVQNGYGNVVYVKHRNQHVTIYAHLSRIDVRKGDSVEQGQKLGAVGATGWATGPHLHFEFRVNGEARDPLSIARESEAAQPVSNAARPAFNRLASNMRVQLSSALQILQASAE, translated from the coding sequence TTGAACAACGGCTTGACCACCGCCGGACTGCTTTTGCTCAGCCAGCTGAAGCAGACCCTTCAAACCCATCCGAAACGCATTACCGCCGCCCTGACAACGCTGCTGCTGACCACCGGCGGCGGCGCCTTTGCCGTGGCCTCGCTGGCGCCCGATCCGGCCGAACTGCCGGCGAGAACCGTGACCCAGGCCGTGCAGTCGCTGGCCGAGGGCGAGCCACTGTCGGCCCTGGTGGACGGGCCTGGCTTCTCGCTGTACCGCTCCGACGTCACGCGCGGCGCTGACACGGCCGAGAGCATCCTGCAGCGCCTGGGCGTTGCCGACCCCGCCGCCGCGGCCTTTTTGCGTGCCGACAATGCCGTGCGCCAGAACCTGCTGGGCCGCGTGGGCCGCTCCATGTCGGCCGAGGCCACGGACGACCACCGCCTGGTGCGCCTGACGGCCCGCTGGGCGCAGGACGACAGCGACCGCTTCCAGCGCCTGGTGGTCGAACGCAAGCCAGACGGCAGCTTCGCCTCGCGCATCGAATCGGCACCGCTCACCGTGGGCAGCCGGCTGGCCGGCGGCGTCATTCGCAGCTCGCTGTTTGCCGCCACCGACGCGGCCAGCATCCCCGATGCCGTGGCCGTGCAGCTGGCCGAGGTGTTCTCGGGCGACATCGACTTCCGCCGCGCGCTGCGCAAGGAGGATCGCTTCTCCGTGGTCTACGAGACGCTGGAGGCGGACGGCGAGCCGCTGCGCAGCGGCCGCGTGCTCAGCGCCGAGTTCCAGAACGGCGAGAAGACCTACAACGCCCTCTGGTTCCAGCCGCCTGGCGCCGCCAAGGGTGCGTACTACACGCTGGACGGGCAAAGCATGCGCCGCGCCTACCTGACCTCGCCGGTCGAGTTCTCGCGCGTCTCCAGTGGTTTTGCCATGCGCCTGCACCCCATCCACAAGACCTGGCGCGCCCATCTGGGCACCGACTTCGCCGCGCCCACGGGCACGGCGGTGCGCACCGTGGGCGACGGCGTGGTGGACTTTGCCGGCGTGCAGAACGGCTACGGCAACGTGGTCTACGTCAAGCACCGCAACCAGCATGTCACCATCTACGCTCACCTGAGCCGTATCGACGTGCGCAAGGGCGACAGCGTCGAGCAGGGGCAAAAGCTGGGCGCCGTGGGCGCCACCGGCTGGGCCACGGGCCCGCATCTGCACTTCGAGTTCCGCGTCAATGGCGAGGCCCGCGACCCGCTGAGCATCGCCCGTGAAAGCGAGGCCGCCCAGCCCGTGTCGAACGCCGCACGCCCGGCCTTCAACCGCCTGGCGTCGAACATGCGCGTGCAGCTGTCATCGGCCCTGCAAATCCTGCAGGCCAGCGCCGAATAA
- the tyrS gene encoding tyrosine--tRNA ligase: MNQTVVTNFPVTDDVRQALEVSLRGVDELLPREDWTRKLARSAATGQPLRIKLGLDPTAPDIHIGHTVVLNKMRQLQDLGHQVIFLIGDFTTLIGDPSGRNSTRPPLTAEQIKVNAETYYTQAAKVLDPARTEIRYNSEWNDALGTRGMIQLAAKYTVARMMERNDFHQRFTEGSSISLHEFLYPLLQGYDSVALKADLELGGTDQKFNLLMGRHLQQEWGQEPQCVLTMPLLVGLDGVEKMSKSKNNYIGITEDANTMFAKVLSISDELMWDWYTLLSFRSLAEIASLRQEVAEGRNPKDAKVLLAKEITARFHSAAAADAAEGDFNNRAKGGIPDDIPELQLCGAPLGIAALLKQAGLAPSSSEANRLIDGGGVRVDGGVVSDKGLKLATGRYVVQVGKRKFARVTLA; this comes from the coding sequence ATGAATCAAACCGTTGTTACGAATTTCCCGGTGACCGATGACGTACGTCAGGCATTGGAAGTGTCACTGCGCGGCGTCGACGAGTTGTTGCCGCGCGAGGACTGGACGCGCAAGCTGGCGCGCAGCGCGGCCACGGGCCAGCCGCTGCGCATCAAGCTGGGGCTGGATCCGACGGCGCCGGACATCCACATCGGCCACACGGTGGTGCTCAACAAGATGCGCCAGCTGCAGGATCTGGGCCACCAGGTGATTTTTCTGATCGGCGACTTCACCACGCTGATCGGCGACCCCTCGGGGCGCAACAGCACGCGCCCGCCGCTCACGGCCGAGCAGATCAAGGTCAACGCCGAGACCTACTACACCCAGGCCGCCAAGGTGCTGGACCCGGCGCGCACCGAGATCCGCTACAACAGCGAATGGAACGACGCCCTGGGCACGCGCGGCATGATCCAGCTGGCGGCCAAGTACACGGTGGCGCGCATGATGGAGCGCAACGACTTTCACCAGCGCTTCACCGAGGGCAGCTCCATCAGCCTCCATGAATTCTTGTACCCACTGCTGCAGGGCTATGACTCCGTGGCGCTCAAGGCGGACCTGGAGTTGGGTGGCACGGATCAGAAGTTCAACCTGCTGATGGGCCGCCATCTGCAGCAGGAGTGGGGGCAGGAGCCGCAGTGTGTGCTCACCATGCCGCTGCTGGTGGGGCTGGACGGGGTGGAGAAGATGTCCAAGTCCAAGAACAACTACATCGGCATCACCGAGGACGCCAACACCATGTTCGCCAAGGTGCTGTCTATCTCGGACGAGCTGATGTGGGACTGGTACACCCTGCTGTCGTTCAGGAGCCTGGCCGAGATCGCCAGCCTCAGGCAGGAAGTGGCCGAGGGGCGCAACCCCAAGGACGCCAAGGTGCTGCTCGCCAAGGAGATCACGGCGCGCTTTCACAGCGCGGCCGCGGCCGATGCGGCTGAAGGAGACTTCAACAACCGCGCCAAGGGCGGCATTCCCGACGATATCCCCGAGCTGCAACTGTGCGGCGCGCCGCTGGGCATTGCGGCGCTGCTCAAGCAGGCGGGCCTGGCGCCCTCGAGCAGCGAGGCCAACCGCCTGATCGACGGCGGCGGCGTGCGCGTCGATGGCGGCGTGGTCAGCGACAAGGGCCTGAAGCTGGCCACCGGTCGCTACGTGGTGCAGGTGGGCAAGCGCAAGTTCGCGCGCGTGACATTGGCTTGA